A stretch of Planococcus citri chromosome 5, ihPlaCitr1.1, whole genome shotgun sequence DNA encodes these proteins:
- the LOC135847542 gene encoding uncharacterized protein LOC135847542 produces the protein MYLNRSKTLYSFLILFFLKEIDATALRDPSPKYDITKIINETVVKLLGTKNSDNLNERILSWMHPEAGKYFRHQISIKNDLKIRPFNEDFFLDGMIFRYTGYPYFSKESKARIRWNTSKAEMSISWNKIRFIIYGKVKDEACSFVWCRHYYEFEVVHVYDNFSITATKLSSNQLDDKKIFIAVSYDRVENEEGIKFSKNYELSYKQILQLKYKIALESTTLISDFFIKSDDFYNFFDSILVTPKERITSIHPDFPDNEHSYYYSIPDIPIVYVNFKNIKIIGLWSFEPCIDNNTISLHTKNVRGNMILDAGFEHFPQFELKFIIDELSMFIDHGIKRIRVMARNYSISELTSKSSSSLSSWLKEFSVPIMDLIESAIETTIMPSMGYLSRSSLSKIQIQEMETSFIQLLKKSADV, from the exons ATGTATTTGAATCGTTCAAAAACGCTGTATTCGTTTCTCATTTTATTCTTTCTAAAAG AAATCGATGCGACGGCTTTGCGGGACCCTTCTCCTAAATACgatattacaaaaataataaatgaaacaGTTGTCAAActattaggtacaaaaaatagTGATAATTTGAACGAAAGAATTCTATCATGGATGCATCCCGAGGCAGGAAAATACTTCCGTCATCAAATATCAATtaaaaatgatctgaaaattCGACCTTTCAACGAAGACTTCTTCTTAGATGGTATGATTTTTCGCTACACTGGATATCCATATTTTTCCAAGGAGAGTAAGGCGAGAATTCGCTGGAATACTTCTAAAGCGGAAATG AGCATCAGCTGGAATAAAATCAGATTTATTATCTACGGAAAAGTGAAAGATGAAGCTTGTAGTTTCGTGTGGTGTCGACATTATTATGAGTTCGAAGTAGTCCATGTATACGATAACTTTTCAATAACAGCCACCAAATTATCATCAAATCAACTTgacgacaaaaaaatattcattgctGTATCGTACGATCGTGTGGAGAATGAGGag GgtatcaaattttcgaaaaattatgaattatccTACAAACAAATACTGCAACTCAAATATAAGATTGCATTGGAATCCACGACTTTAATAagcgattttttcatcaaaagcgatgatttttacaatttttttgatagtaTTCTCGTAACTCCAAAGGAACGAATTACGTCAATTCATCCAGATTTCCCCGATAATGAACATAGCTATTATTATAGTATACCTGATATTCCCATCGTGtacgtgaatttcaaaaatattaaaattattggCCTGTGGAGTTTTGAACCGTGCATAGATAACAATACAATTTCCTTACATACGAAGAATGTTCGAGGAAACATGATTTTGGATGCTGGATTTGAACATTTTCCGCAGTTTGAACTGAAATTCATCATCGATGAACTTTCCATGTTCATTGACCACGGAATTAAACGTATACGAGTAATGGCAAGAAATTACAGCATCTCTGAACTAACAtcgaaatcatcatcatcactgtCCTCGTGGCTAAAAGAATTTTCTGTTCCTATAATGGATCTGATCGAATCAGCTATCGAAACTACAATAATGCCGTCGATGGGAT ATCTGTCACGTTCGTCTCTATCGAAGATACAGATACAGGAAATGGAAACCTCGTTCATACAGCTTTTGAAGAAATCTGCTGATGTCTGA